One Gimesia aquarii DNA segment encodes these proteins:
- a CDS encoding metallophosphoesterase family protein, which yields MPIHLPTQNRRQFLITLGAGLVASQTGVYATETQEEIVYLLNDTHIGEKHPANSPVPSHLRQVVSELVGLKRKPACVLINGDLALKDGQPGDYRHFAKLIRPLRDANIETHLTLGNHDQRDVFYEVMKEEQPESPPVKSRHISVVQTKYANFFLLDSLHKTMVTQGTLGKAQRTWLAKALDAHSEKPAIIVTHHNPRLGGNPVHFPGGLTDSAELWELLVARPQVKAYIHGHIHHRGNAQHQGIHIFNTPATSYVANPDKSTTGWTIARLSPKGITLTTRTNDEEHAWNHQSKTLHWR from the coding sequence ATGCCCATTCACCTGCCCACTCAGAACCGTCGTCAGTTCCTGATTACTTTGGGAGCAGGACTTGTTGCAAGTCAAACCGGCGTTTATGCCACTGAAACGCAAGAGGAAATCGTCTATCTCTTAAACGATACACACATTGGTGAAAAGCATCCCGCTAATTCGCCAGTCCCCAGTCATCTCAGGCAGGTTGTGAGTGAATTAGTCGGGCTGAAACGAAAACCGGCTTGTGTACTCATCAATGGAGACCTGGCGCTCAAAGATGGACAACCCGGCGACTACCGTCACTTTGCCAAACTGATTCGTCCGTTGCGTGATGCAAACATCGAAACTCATTTGACGTTGGGAAACCATGATCAACGTGATGTATTTTATGAAGTGATGAAAGAAGAGCAGCCGGAATCGCCGCCAGTGAAATCACGTCATATTTCTGTTGTGCAAACCAAATACGCCAATTTCTTTTTGCTGGATTCACTACACAAAACAATGGTGACACAGGGAACCCTTGGAAAAGCACAACGTACCTGGTTGGCCAAAGCTCTCGACGCCCATTCTGAGAAACCCGCCATTATCGTCACACATCATAACCCTCGGTTGGGGGGGAATCCAGTTCACTTTCCCGGTGGCTTAACCGACTCGGCTGAATTGTGGGAACTTCTAGTAGCACGCCCACAAGTCAAAGCCTACATTCACGGACACATTCATCACCGCGGCAACGCACAGCATCAAGGCATTCATATTTTTAATACACCAGCCACGTCCTACGTCGCAAATCCCGACAAATCGACCACCGGCTGGACCATTGCCAGGTTGAGCCCAAAAGGGATTACGCTCACGACCCGCACGAATGATGAGGAACACGCCTGGAATCATCAATCCAAAACACTTCACTGGCGTTGA
- a CDS encoding DSD1 family PLP-dependent enzyme, with product MSQSLIGSNKFDLDTPVLCIDLDLMQSNIQKMSEHILSRGKTWRPHEKCHKTPAIALAQIEAGALGVTCAKVSEAEVMAAAGVKDILIANMIVGKTKWERVVSLCRHANPIIACDHYAQIEPLAMMCDAAGVTCRMMPEVNIGLNRVGSRPGQDTVDLAMAIDKLDGVELAGIMGYEGHLLQVQDQEEKKEKIEEAMRTLVGCKAAIEAKGIPCEIVSAGGTGSFQITSDCEGITELQAGGGIFADPMYVNKCNLTGYDYSLSVLATVVSRPEKGRMVLDCGRKTMHPDFQLPLVKAWPDAKVTSLSAEHCAVDLGPESQDLKIGDKIELIPGYTDFTSILHENFYGFRNDRLEVVWPIQGRGKIQ from the coding sequence ATGTCTCAGTCCCTGATTGGCTCAAATAAGTTTGATCTCGACACACCGGTTCTGTGCATCGACCTGGATCTGATGCAATCGAATATTCAAAAGATGTCGGAACACATCCTCAGCCGCGGCAAGACATGGCGACCTCACGAAAAGTGCCATAAAACGCCTGCCATTGCACTGGCTCAGATAGAGGCGGGTGCGCTTGGCGTAACCTGTGCCAAGGTCTCCGAAGCCGAAGTCATGGCGGCTGCCGGAGTCAAAGATATTCTGATCGCTAATATGATTGTGGGTAAAACTAAATGGGAACGCGTGGTTTCGCTATGCCGGCACGCCAACCCAATCATCGCCTGTGATCATTATGCCCAGATTGAACCTCTGGCCATGATGTGTGATGCGGCCGGTGTGACTTGCCGCATGATGCCCGAAGTGAATATCGGTCTGAATCGAGTCGGCTCACGCCCGGGACAGGATACCGTTGATCTCGCGATGGCCATCGACAAACTCGATGGAGTCGAACTGGCGGGAATCATGGGCTATGAAGGACATCTGCTTCAAGTTCAAGATCAGGAAGAAAAGAAAGAAAAGATCGAAGAAGCGATGCGAACACTCGTCGGTTGTAAAGCCGCCATTGAAGCGAAAGGCATCCCATGTGAAATCGTGAGCGCCGGTGGTACAGGTTCGTTTCAAATCACATCCGACTGTGAAGGAATCACCGAACTTCAGGCGGGCGGTGGTATCTTTGCCGATCCGATGTATGTCAACAAGTGCAATCTGACCGGCTACGATTATTCATTGAGTGTACTGGCAACCGTCGTCAGTCGCCCCGAAAAAGGGCGCATGGTACTCGACTGCGGCCGAAAGACCATGCATCCCGATTTTCAGCTTCCGCTGGTCAAAGCCTGGCCTGACGCCAAAGTCACCTCTCTCAGCGCGGAACATTGTGCTGTCGACCTGGGACCTGAATCGCAGGACCTCAAGATCGGCGACAAAATCGAACTCATTCCCGGTTATACCGACTTCACATCCATCCTGCACGAAAACTTCTACGGCTTCCGCAATGACCGTCTTGAAGTCGTCTGGCCCATTCAAGGGCGTGGGAAGATTCAGTAA
- a CDS encoding DUF1501 domain-containing protein: MAQHPSQAGCAEFQNTLRLNRRGFLKAGGLGLSGLTLSDLLKHEAHAGPAAKKENSVIILWMRGGPSQHETWDPKPNAPAEFRGEFGAIKTSVPGIEIVDLMPRCAKIMEKWSIIRSLHHTNAGHSAGDQILFTGHPPGTNPAVNVHPSCGSIVSEQLGHLTPELPPYVMIPRQVPGTDSTYLGVAHKPFETLADPANDGPFTLQNFSLVEGINDNRFNRRKDLLKSFDQLRTDIDNSGQLDAISKFQKQAFGILSSDKARKAFDLDSERSSTRERYGFIPRYNPMDPTRCSASAFSQRMLLGRRLVEAGVRLVTVDCRWWDTHVKGFDSMRNGFLPRWDQCYSALLEDLDQRGLLETTLVVAWGEFGRTPRVNKNAGRDHYPNVFSAAIAGGPVKGGQVVGSSDAKGAFPKDNPKTPQDVLATIYQHLGIDTQKHYLDHSGRPIITLPFGEPLHELA, translated from the coding sequence ATGGCTCAACACCCGTCGCAAGCTGGCTGCGCTGAATTTCAAAACACACTACGTCTGAACCGTCGTGGTTTTTTGAAAGCCGGCGGCCTGGGGCTATCCGGGCTCACACTTTCAGATCTTCTGAAACATGAGGCCCACGCAGGGCCTGCTGCGAAAAAAGAAAACTCGGTGATCATCCTCTGGATGCGAGGCGGCCCTTCTCAACATGAAACCTGGGATCCCAAACCAAACGCACCTGCAGAATTCCGGGGCGAATTTGGTGCGATCAAGACCTCCGTACCTGGAATTGAAATTGTAGACCTGATGCCGCGCTGCGCGAAGATCATGGAGAAATGGTCCATCATTCGCAGCCTGCATCATACCAACGCAGGACACTCTGCCGGTGATCAGATTCTGTTTACCGGACACCCGCCTGGCACGAACCCGGCTGTTAATGTTCACCCCAGTTGTGGCTCCATCGTTTCAGAACAGTTGGGTCACCTGACTCCCGAACTGCCTCCATATGTTATGATCCCGCGACAGGTACCGGGTACCGATTCTACTTACCTCGGGGTGGCTCACAAGCCTTTCGAAACATTGGCCGACCCCGCCAACGATGGCCCTTTTACGTTACAAAACTTTTCGCTTGTGGAAGGGATTAACGACAATCGGTTTAATCGACGCAAAGATTTATTGAAAAGCTTCGATCAGCTGCGAACTGATATCGATAACTCCGGACAACTGGACGCGATCAGTAAATTCCAGAAACAGGCGTTTGGCATTCTCAGTTCGGACAAAGCCCGTAAAGCGTTTGACCTCGATTCAGAACGCAGCAGCACGCGCGAACGCTATGGATTTATTCCGCGTTATAATCCTATGGATCCAACTCGCTGTAGCGCAAGTGCGTTTTCGCAGCGCATGTTACTTGGTCGTCGTCTGGTCGAAGCGGGAGTGCGACTGGTCACAGTCGACTGTCGCTGGTGGGACACACATGTGAAAGGCTTCGACTCCATGCGTAACGGTTTTCTACCTCGCTGGGACCAGTGTTACTCCGCCTTGCTTGAAGACCTGGACCAGCGGGGCCTTTTGGAAACCACACTCGTCGTTGCCTGGGGCGAGTTTGGCCGGACGCCGCGTGTGAATAAAAATGCGGGACGCGATCATTACCCCAACGTTTTCAGCGCTGCCATTGCAGGAGGACCTGTCAAAGGGGGCCAAGTGGTTGGTTCGTCGGATGCCAAAGGCGCATTTCCCAAAGATAATCCCAAGACACCACAAGATGTGCTTGCCACGATTTATCAACACTTGGGGATCGATACACAAAAGCATTACCTCGACCATTCGGGACGTCCGATTATCACGCTCCCCTTTGGAGAGCCATTGCACGAACTGGCGTAA
- a CDS encoding DNA repair ATPase, giving the protein MADLENDSQDVAADNADAIALESSTYEIIQNRLQSHGKELQSRLGNLNELRKDVFGSIETQLLGSERITTEHNCVPRDMLAVGNRFLFGYNVHFGLKAETHLSDVFSVYEFKDDTYHPLSLDLIQNPEFEKDFKDIYRYYKNATFAKFFVKSPFLYMLFRVGEGPKDFKSFKWAIQKDQLVYVDNRSDHEVQYPPQQEFQWTRTHRDLHFSGVHPHISIDDRLFVETIGGDLTIKIENNTETGEGIYSEPVDDPDQTLDDAEIFYALIGSLILLKIRPYQESEYRYFVYNEKLQNARRLDSIKDACILLPDDHGLVFSNGYYLQSGESKTFETELKDMLYQGRISSPNGEDFLYIFYQPDQGAYVLLQYNVIEQKLDTPLRCHGFTLFEGGELICFSGQDEPQKHHTIQLWKTPYISDTFQVPHKTDSYLNKIGNKDIVRGMAECHEILGLINRKEAYENLYVDLVKHTSDVLDSYFWINHKETCELGEVVLEIKRAAEAAVTEFEKVLQLQQSTKKRTAEVETHTGKTLTEINHRRFDKIDDFVLSLANLRGLRGDIISLRDLRYVDLKLVDQLEKKVSERSEKLATRCVSFLLRDDALKPYTDRISAATAQIETVEKVADARKVEKEIETSSSELEMLIDIVSNLKVKDTTQRTAIIDNISTNFSRINQSRAALKRRIKDLMSVEGVAEFNAQIKLLNQGVVNYLDVCDSPEKCDDFLTKLMIQVEELEGRFAEFDEFVEQLTEKREEIYSAFESRKLAIVESQNKRANTLAKSADRILTGIRSRAEQLDSINEINGYFASDLMIDKVRDIVRQLGELNDTVKVDDIQSRLKSIREDTVRQLKDKQELFVDGENIIKLGNRKFTVNRQPLDLTTVFRDDALQLHLTGTNFFEVIEDERLLATKEVWNQEVVSENKDVYRSEYLTYCLLNSLETDPEHSVESLAKLTDEELLAFIQKFMGPRYSEGYVKGVHDQDALLLLKSILHIKPALGLLHYQSSARALAALYWEYFCDEDTKTIFTSKLSGFGKIMQVFPQTGQQQYYINELQQQLTQCVRQISGFEDALIPEAAEYLFHELVGGNSFVISKRAADLYHDFEKYLKHNNALERFEESLAAISENPANWFLLARDWVQAFLDHQDDTEDHDYRDEMALLLLEGKLDRGRLIDAQVTDQIEGLSGSHACIQSGEYHLHFNRFMKRLSEFESVNVPRFESYVALKKELVDTTREIMRLDEFQPRVLTSFVRNRLLDEVYLPMIGDNLAKQMGEAGEQKRTDLMGLLMLVSPPGYGKTTLMEYIANRLGIIFMKINGPALGHEVTSLDPASAPNAGAREEVKKLNLALEMGDNVMIYLDDIQHCHPEFLQKFISLCDAQRKIEGVYKGETRTYDLRGRKVAVVMAGNPYTESGEKFQIPDMLSNRADIYNLGEVIGEHADAFEMSYLENSITSNPVLNPLSSRSQKDIYTIIQMAQNGTGERGDLEGNYSVEELNEMVSTMRKLIRVRDVILKVNRQYIQSAAQSDDYRIEPAFKLQGSYRNMNRIAEKVYAVMNDQELETLIVSNYENDVQTLTSDTEANLLKFKELMEILTEEEQKRWREIKKSFRKNQQLKSVGGEEDRLSQAILQLSNVSEGLNEIRETMDTGINQLTQEKETNLDQYASAFIERFQHLAEGLEAIQVALSSGTKDVATLFEQSVQSQLEQAKVSPMVPEADQPATDELPDKITVVNKIPRSLLNVLETQFDLMQGWMQPLLATSHAHQAEVQELRELITRCLKDYNALIKRVDDN; this is encoded by the coding sequence ATGGCCGATTTGGAAAATGATTCTCAAGATGTCGCAGCAGACAACGCAGATGCGATTGCACTGGAGAGCAGTACATACGAAATTATCCAAAATCGTTTGCAGAGTCACGGCAAAGAACTTCAGTCACGGCTGGGGAATCTCAATGAGCTGCGAAAAGATGTTTTCGGCTCGATTGAAACGCAACTGTTGGGCAGTGAGCGAATCACCACAGAGCATAACTGTGTCCCGCGCGATATGTTGGCCGTTGGTAACCGTTTTCTATTCGGTTACAATGTGCACTTTGGTTTGAAAGCGGAAACTCATCTGAGTGATGTCTTTTCCGTCTACGAATTTAAAGACGATACCTATCACCCTTTATCGCTGGATTTAATTCAGAATCCAGAGTTTGAAAAAGATTTCAAAGACATTTACCGCTATTACAAAAATGCCACCTTTGCAAAGTTTTTTGTAAAAAGTCCTTTTTTGTATATGCTGTTTCGTGTTGGTGAAGGGCCGAAAGATTTTAAATCGTTTAAATGGGCTATTCAAAAAGATCAACTGGTTTACGTTGACAACCGCAGTGACCATGAAGTTCAGTATCCACCGCAGCAGGAATTTCAATGGACGCGTACGCATCGTGACCTGCATTTTTCGGGAGTGCACCCACATATTTCCATCGATGATCGACTCTTTGTTGAAACGATCGGTGGCGATTTAACCATCAAGATAGAGAACAACACCGAAACCGGTGAAGGAATCTATTCGGAACCCGTGGATGATCCTGATCAGACACTCGATGATGCCGAGATTTTCTATGCACTTATTGGTTCACTGATCCTACTCAAGATTCGACCTTACCAGGAGTCAGAATATCGTTACTTTGTTTATAACGAAAAATTGCAGAATGCACGACGGCTGGATTCGATTAAAGACGCTTGCATCCTGCTACCCGATGATCATGGTCTGGTTTTCTCGAATGGTTACTATTTACAAAGTGGAGAATCAAAGACCTTTGAGACTGAGCTAAAAGATATGCTCTATCAGGGGCGAATTTCTTCCCCCAACGGAGAAGATTTTCTCTATATCTTTTACCAGCCTGATCAGGGGGCCTATGTTTTATTACAATACAATGTGATCGAACAGAAGCTGGATACACCGCTTCGATGTCACGGATTCACTCTGTTTGAAGGGGGGGAGTTAATCTGTTTTTCCGGGCAGGACGAGCCTCAGAAACATCATACGATTCAGCTCTGGAAAACCCCTTACATTAGCGATACATTTCAGGTTCCGCACAAAACAGACTCTTATCTCAACAAAATCGGTAACAAAGACATCGTACGCGGCATGGCAGAATGTCATGAAATTCTGGGGTTAATCAATCGCAAAGAGGCTTATGAAAATCTTTATGTAGATCTCGTTAAACATACAAGTGATGTCCTCGATTCCTATTTCTGGATCAATCACAAAGAGACATGCGAGCTTGGAGAGGTTGTTCTTGAAATCAAAAGAGCAGCTGAAGCGGCAGTCACTGAATTTGAGAAGGTATTACAACTACAACAGAGCACAAAAAAGAGAACGGCCGAAGTCGAGACACACACCGGAAAAACATTAACAGAAATCAATCATCGTCGTTTCGACAAAATTGATGACTTTGTGTTGAGCCTTGCCAACTTAAGAGGTTTGCGGGGAGATATCATTTCGCTGCGCGACCTACGTTATGTCGACCTCAAGCTCGTTGATCAACTGGAAAAAAAAGTCAGTGAACGATCTGAGAAACTGGCCACACGCTGTGTGTCGTTTCTTTTGCGAGACGATGCACTCAAGCCTTACACCGATCGAATTTCAGCAGCGACGGCTCAAATTGAAACGGTCGAGAAAGTAGCCGATGCGCGGAAAGTCGAAAAAGAAATTGAGACCAGTTCGAGCGAATTGGAGATGTTGATTGATATTGTCAGTAACCTGAAAGTCAAAGACACGACTCAACGTACTGCCATCATAGATAACATCTCGACGAATTTTTCCCGTATTAATCAATCGCGGGCTGCCCTGAAACGCCGTATCAAAGATTTGATGTCTGTCGAAGGGGTGGCAGAATTCAATGCACAGATCAAACTCCTGAATCAAGGAGTTGTGAACTATCTGGATGTTTGTGATTCACCTGAAAAATGTGATGACTTTCTTACAAAACTGATGATTCAAGTCGAGGAACTCGAAGGGCGATTTGCAGAATTTGATGAATTCGTCGAACAGCTGACAGAAAAGAGGGAAGAGATCTACTCTGCCTTTGAATCGCGCAAATTGGCGATTGTTGAGAGTCAGAACAAACGGGCCAATACCCTTGCGAAATCGGCAGATCGAATTTTAACTGGCATTCGCAGCCGTGCAGAACAGTTGGATTCGATTAATGAAATCAATGGTTACTTTGCTTCGGACCTGATGATCGACAAAGTGCGAGACATTGTTCGCCAGTTGGGTGAATTGAACGATACCGTCAAAGTAGATGACATACAGAGTCGTCTGAAAAGTATCCGTGAAGATACCGTAAGGCAGTTGAAAGACAAGCAGGAATTATTTGTTGATGGCGAGAACATCATCAAACTTGGCAACCGTAAATTTACCGTCAATCGTCAACCACTTGATTTAACCACTGTCTTTCGTGATGATGCGCTGCAATTGCATTTAACGGGAACCAATTTCTTTGAAGTCATCGAAGATGAGCGTTTACTGGCCACAAAAGAAGTTTGGAATCAGGAAGTCGTTTCCGAAAACAAAGACGTCTATCGTTCTGAATATCTGACTTACTGTCTTTTGAATTCATTGGAAACGGATCCAGAACATTCTGTAGAATCACTGGCTAAACTCACCGATGAAGAACTCTTGGCTTTCATTCAAAAGTTCATGGGACCCCGTTATAGCGAGGGGTATGTTAAAGGTGTTCACGATCAGGATGCACTGCTTCTGTTAAAGTCAATATTGCATATCAAGCCGGCACTGGGGCTGTTACATTATCAATCGAGCGCGCGGGCGCTGGCAGCCTTGTACTGGGAATATTTCTGTGATGAGGATACTAAAACGATCTTTACAAGCAAGCTTTCGGGGTTTGGAAAGATCATGCAGGTCTTCCCTCAAACAGGACAGCAGCAGTATTATATTAATGAATTGCAGCAGCAACTGACACAATGTGTCCGGCAAATTTCCGGTTTTGAGGATGCATTGATTCCGGAGGCCGCCGAATATCTGTTTCATGAGTTAGTCGGTGGTAATTCCTTTGTCATCAGTAAGCGCGCTGCAGACCTCTATCATGACTTCGAAAAGTATTTGAAACACAATAACGCGCTGGAACGATTCGAAGAAAGTCTGGCAGCCATCAGTGAGAATCCAGCGAATTGGTTTCTGTTGGCCAGGGACTGGGTTCAGGCATTCCTGGATCATCAGGACGATACCGAAGATCATGATTATCGTGATGAAATGGCACTTCTCTTGCTCGAAGGAAAGCTGGACCGTGGCCGTTTAATTGATGCCCAGGTCACTGATCAGATTGAAGGACTTTCGGGTTCGCATGCATGTATTCAAAGTGGTGAATATCATTTGCACTTCAATCGTTTTATGAAACGGTTGTCCGAATTTGAATCTGTGAATGTTCCCCGGTTTGAATCTTATGTCGCATTAAAGAAAGAACTGGTTGATACGACCCGAGAGATTATGCGACTAGATGAGTTTCAGCCTCGTGTGCTGACTTCATTCGTTAGAAACCGGTTATTAGACGAAGTCTATCTACCAATGATTGGTGACAACCTCGCCAAGCAGATGGGAGAGGCCGGCGAACAGAAGCGAACTGATCTGATGGGACTGTTGATGCTGGTTTCTCCACCCGGATACGGGAAAACCACGTTGATGGAATACATCGCCAATCGGTTGGGTATCATTTTTATGAAAATCAACGGGCCTGCTCTGGGGCATGAAGTCACTTCGCTCGACCCCGCTTCTGCACCGAATGCAGGAGCCCGTGAAGAAGTTAAAAAGTTAAACCTCGCGCTGGAAATGGGCGACAATGTGATGATTTATCTGGATGACATTCAGCACTGTCATCCGGAATTTCTTCAGAAGTTCATTTCACTCTGTGATGCTCAGCGGAAGATCGAAGGGGTCTACAAAGGCGAAACCAGAACCTATGACTTACGCGGTCGAAAAGTCGCTGTTGTGATGGCGGGCAATCCCTATACAGAAAGTGGCGAGAAATTCCAGATTCCTGACATGCTTTCTAACCGGGCCGACATTTATAATCTGGGTGAAGTGATTGGCGAGCACGCCGATGCGTTTGAGATGAGCTATCTGGAAAACAGTATTACATCCAACCCCGTATTGAATCCACTTTCATCGCGCAGTCAGAAAGATATCTACACGATCATTCAGATGGCACAGAATGGCACAGGAGAACGTGGCGACTTGGAAGGAAACTATTCAGTTGAGGAACTCAACGAGATGGTTTCCACCATGAGAAAACTGATTCGAGTTCGCGATGTGATCTTGAAGGTGAACCGTCAATATATCCAGTCGGCGGCTCAATCCGATGACTATCGCATCGAACCTGCTTTCAAATTGCAGGGATCGTATCGCAATATGAACCGTATCGCCGAAAAAGTCTATGCGGTGATGAACGATCAGGAACTTGAGACACTCATTGTTTCCAACTATGAGAACGACGTTCAGACTTTGACTTCAGATACAGAAGCCAACTTGTTGAAGTTTAAAGAACTGATGGAGATTCTCACTGAAGAGGAGCAAAAACGCTGGAGAGAGATTAAAAAATCATTCCGCAAAAATCAGCAACTCAAAAGTGTCGGCGGGGAAGAAGATCGGCTGTCGCAGGCGATTTTACAACTCAGCAATGTCAGTGAAGGCTTAAACGAGATCCGCGAAACGATGGACACCGGAATCAATCAACTGACACAAGAGAAAGAGACCAACCTCGATCAATACGCGAGTGCTTTTATTGAACGGTTTCAACATCTTGCTGAAGGACTGGAAGCCATTCAGGTCGCACTCAGCTCAGGTACAAAAGATGTGGCAACGCTCTTTGAACAATCGGTTCAATCACAATTAGAACAAGCTAAAGTCTCTCCAATGGTTCCTGAGGCAGACCAGCCCGCGACTGACGAGCTCCCCGATAAAATCACCGTTGTCAATAAAATTCCCCGTTCATTGCTCAACGTGTTGGAAACACAGTTCGATTTGATGCAAGGCTGGATGCAGCCCCTGCTGGCAACCTCACATGCCCATCAGGCAGAGGTTCAGGAACTACGGGAATTAATCACCCGCTGTCTCAAAGATTACAACGCACTCATCAAACGCGTGGATGACAACTAG
- a CDS encoding flotillin family protein, which yields MSMPALHLSASYLLAAEIFGYSASVVVGAIIIICIGMAVAATRFYRKVGPEEALVRTGVGKLQVATGSGIFVIPVLHRGDQMDLSVKRIEIARKGEAGLICRDNIRADIEVAFFVRVNNTVSDICNVAQSLGCRRASSREALVELFDAKFSEALKTVGKHFDFVELYNERDKFKEEILKIIGTDLNGYVLDDCAIDYLEQTPVEKLSPTNILDAEGIKKITDLTAREHVLSNNITREKEKTIKKQDVEAQETILELERQRVEAVEKQQREIAALTAREQAEAERVQHEERLKAESARIRTDEELAIAEENKLRQVIVAEKSKDRTHAVETERVEKDRLLEVTERERVVGLADIDKEKAIEVEKRNIQEVIRERVIVERAVVEEQERIKDTEEFAGADRLKQVTVTKAEMEAEENLVKEVKAAEAQKTSSELLAEKVVIEAEAEKTATEKKSDAIKVMAEAKTADGAAIGLADAQVMIAKASATEKTGQAEANVEIAKAEATEKTGEAEANVMIAKAEGTEKSGTAEANVMKLKFSSEANGIVEKAKAMKLFDGVGREHEEFKIQINKDKDIELAAIDAQKDIAEAQAGIVGEALKSARIDIVGGETTFFDKIVDSIKSGKAVDRFVHNSETMTDIKNTFFNGNPDYFEDQLQTFISRFGMSFEDVKNLSVAALISQLIVQTDSDEDKSVLNRLLATVKNLGISEQKVSSFIKAKPKK from the coding sequence ATGTCCATGCCGGCATTACATCTTTCTGCTAGCTACCTTCTAGCAGCTGAGATCTTTGGATACTCAGCCTCTGTTGTTGTAGGCGCTATTATCATTATCTGTATTGGGATGGCAGTTGCTGCTACCCGATTTTACCGAAAAGTCGGCCCCGAAGAAGCTCTGGTACGAACTGGTGTGGGAAAGCTGCAGGTTGCTACCGGATCAGGGATATTCGTGATTCCGGTATTGCATCGTGGAGATCAGATGGACTTGTCGGTCAAGCGAATTGAAATTGCCCGAAAAGGAGAAGCCGGTCTGATTTGTCGAGACAATATCCGGGCAGATATTGAAGTGGCCTTTTTCGTGCGTGTGAATAACACAGTTTCTGACATCTGTAATGTGGCTCAGTCACTGGGATGTCGTAGGGCCTCAAGTCGTGAAGCATTGGTTGAGCTATTTGATGCGAAATTTTCAGAAGCATTGAAGACCGTTGGTAAGCATTTCGATTTTGTTGAACTGTATAACGAACGTGATAAATTCAAGGAAGAGATTCTCAAAATTATCGGTACCGATTTGAATGGCTATGTTCTGGATGACTGTGCGATTGACTATTTGGAACAAACCCCTGTTGAAAAATTGAGCCCTACCAACATCCTTGATGCGGAAGGGATCAAAAAGATTACAGATCTAACAGCTCGCGAGCATGTATTATCCAATAATATTACACGCGAAAAAGAAAAAACGATTAAGAAACAGGACGTGGAAGCACAAGAAACGATTCTGGAATTGGAACGCCAGCGTGTAGAAGCTGTTGAGAAACAACAACGAGAAATTGCAGCATTAACTGCCCGTGAACAGGCAGAGGCAGAGCGAGTCCAACACGAAGAACGCCTCAAAGCGGAATCGGCGCGCATTCGCACCGACGAAGAGTTGGCGATTGCCGAAGAAAATAAACTGCGTCAGGTGATTGTTGCTGAAAAGAGCAAGGACAGAACACACGCTGTCGAAACAGAGCGGGTTGAAAAAGATCGGTTGCTGGAAGTCACCGAACGTGAACGCGTTGTTGGTTTAGCTGATATCGACAAAGAAAAGGCGATCGAAGTCGAAAAACGCAATATCCAGGAAGTGATTCGCGAGCGGGTGATCGTGGAACGTGCTGTAGTCGAAGAACAGGAACGGATTAAAGATACCGAAGAGTTCGCTGGTGCGGACCGTCTCAAGCAGGTCACCGTGACAAAAGCGGAAATGGAAGCCGAAGAAAATTTAGTCAAGGAAGTCAAAGCAGCCGAAGCACAGAAAACATCTTCAGAACTGTTGGCGGAAAAAGTTGTCATCGAAGCGGAAGCAGAGAAAACGGCGACAGAGAAGAAATCTGATGCCATCAAAGTTATGGCGGAAGCCAAAACGGCAGACGGTGCTGCCATTGGTCTGGCCGATGCTCAGGTGATGATTGCCAAGGCTTCTGCGACCGAGAAGACAGGACAGGCTGAAGCGAACGTCGAGATTGCCAAAGCAGAGGCGACTGAAAAGACTGGTGAAGCGGAAGCCAATGTCATGATTGCCAAAGCGGAAGGGACCGAGAAGTCCGGAACTGCGGAAGCGAACGTGATGAAATTGAAATTCAGCTCTGAGGCAAATGGAATCGTAGAAAAAGCTAAAGCAATGAAACTCTTTGATGGAGTGGGCCGCGAACACGAAGAGTTCAAGATCCAAATTAATAAAGATAAGGATATCGAATTGGCGGCCATTGATGCGCAAAAGGATATTGCGGAAGCACAAGCTGGTATCGTTGGCGAGGCATTGAAGTCGGCTCGCATTGATATCGTTGGCGGAGAAACGACCTTCTTCGACAAAATTGTGGATTCCATCAAGAGCGGAAAAGCCGTCGATCGCTTTGTGCATAATAGCGAAACAATGACCGACATCAAGAATACGTTCTTTAATGGCAATCCGGATTACTTTGAAGATCAACTTCAAACCTTCATTTCCCGTTTTGGAATGTCCTTTGAAGATGTGAAGAATCTTTCCGTAGCGGCTCTGATTTCTCAGTTAATCGTGCAAACAGACAGCGATGAGGATAAATCAGTCCTGAATCGACTTTTGGCGACTGTGAAAAACCTGGGGATTTCAGAACAAAAAGTGTCATCCTTTATAAAAGCAAAACCCAAAAAGTAG